One window of Magallana gigas chromosome 2, xbMagGiga1.1, whole genome shotgun sequence genomic DNA carries:
- the LOC105348753 gene encoding uncharacterized protein isoform X2 produces the protein MKCFRIKFIIFVWCVKQVENGFFFGSSKLDWKSARDDCEGRGMRLVCLKNLTMYRAAKSYLQTLTSLSDDVWIGLRTYSTSPPYIYQHVDNEPADFFKWNTNINEPDDQDSALCIRLYKSSLTYGTKGCSHNYHYLCEDVPVSGLWSEWTTWSACSVTSGDGSQSRFRSCDSPPPSNGGTDCMGVNTEDKFCSIVVPVNGVWSVWSEWSNCIPVQCGVGNRTRSRSCDSPPPSSGGKHCEGYPGESEECNTITCLSNE, from the exons ATGAAATGCTTCAggatcaaatttatcatatttgtttGGTGTGTGAAACAGGTAGAGAATg GTTTTTTCTTTGGCTCTAGTAAGCTGGATTGGAAGTCTGCACGTGACGATTGTGAGGGGAGGGGAATGCGATTGGTCTGCCTAAAGAACCTTACAATGTATAGAGCTGCCAAGTCCTACTTACAAACGCTGACCAG TTTATCTGATGACGTGTGGATAGGACTCCGCACATACTCCACCTCTCCACCTTATATCTACCAACATGTTGACAACGAACCTGCTGATTTCTTTAAATGGAACACCAATATTAACGAGCCCGATGACCAGGACTCAGCTTTGTGCATCAGACTGTATAAAAGTTCACTGACCTACGGGACGAAGGGATGCTCTCATAATTACCACTACTTATGTGAAG ATGTACCAGTCAGCGGTCTTTGGTCGGAATGGACCACGTGGTCTGCTTGCAGTGTCACCTCTGGTGACGGATCTCAGTCTCGATTTCGATCCTGTGATTCTCCACCCCCGTCCAACGGCGGCACTGATTGTATGGGAGTAAATACCGAGGACAAGTTTTGTAGTATAGTCGTTCCAG TTAATGGAGTTTGGTCTGTGTGGAGTGAATGGTCGAACTGCATACCTGTCCAGTGTGGGGTTGGAAATCGAACGCGCTCTAGGTCATGTGACTCCCCTCCGCCGTCAAGTGGCGGTAAACACTGTGAGGGGTATCCCGGAGAGAGCGAGGAATGTAATACCATAACCTGTTTATCAAATGAAT GA
- the LOC105348753 gene encoding uncharacterized protein isoform X1, whose protein sequence is MKCFRIKFIIFVWCVKQVENGFFFGSSKLDWKSARDDCEGRGMRLVCLKNLTMYRAAKSYLQTLTSLSDDVWIGLRTYSTSPPYIYQHVDNEPADFFKWNTNINEPDDQDSALCIRLYKSSLTYGTKGCSHNYHYLCEDVPVSGLWSEWTTWSACSVTSGDGSQSRFRSCDSPPPSNGGTDCMGVNTEDKFCSIVVPVNGVWSVWSEWSNCIPVQCGVGNRTRSRSCDSPPPSSGGKHCEGYPGESEECNTITCLSNEYLTCDYFEEVSTVSLEEKIENITNRLAVNKSILSSEVRKKTCAEDPRTSSKYMGLVAIVFLGISFGLLLVLDFSSFLR, encoded by the exons ATGAAATGCTTCAggatcaaatttatcatatttgtttGGTGTGTGAAACAGGTAGAGAATg GTTTTTTCTTTGGCTCTAGTAAGCTGGATTGGAAGTCTGCACGTGACGATTGTGAGGGGAGGGGAATGCGATTGGTCTGCCTAAAGAACCTTACAATGTATAGAGCTGCCAAGTCCTACTTACAAACGCTGACCAG TTTATCTGATGACGTGTGGATAGGACTCCGCACATACTCCACCTCTCCACCTTATATCTACCAACATGTTGACAACGAACCTGCTGATTTCTTTAAATGGAACACCAATATTAACGAGCCCGATGACCAGGACTCAGCTTTGTGCATCAGACTGTATAAAAGTTCACTGACCTACGGGACGAAGGGATGCTCTCATAATTACCACTACTTATGTGAAG ATGTACCAGTCAGCGGTCTTTGGTCGGAATGGACCACGTGGTCTGCTTGCAGTGTCACCTCTGGTGACGGATCTCAGTCTCGATTTCGATCCTGTGATTCTCCACCCCCGTCCAACGGCGGCACTGATTGTATGGGAGTAAATACCGAGGACAAGTTTTGTAGTATAGTCGTTCCAG TTAATGGAGTTTGGTCTGTGTGGAGTGAATGGTCGAACTGCATACCTGTCCAGTGTGGGGTTGGAAATCGAACGCGCTCTAGGTCATGTGACTCCCCTCCGCCGTCAAGTGGCGGTAAACACTGTGAGGGGTATCCCGGAGAGAGCGAGGAATGTAATACCATAACCTGTTTATCAAATGAAT ATTTAACCTGTGATTATTTCGAAGAAGTAAGTACCGTTTCTTTGgaggaaaaaattgaaaatataacgaATAGACTGGCTGTGAATAAGAGCATCCTTTCATCGGAAGTACGCAAGAAGACCTGCGCAGAAGACCCGCGAACGTCATCTAAATACATGGGATTAGTGGCCATTGTGTTTCTTGGAATATCATTTGGACTACTTCTGGTTTTGGACTTTTCTTCATTTCTGAGATAG